In the Fibrella aestuarina BUZ 2 genome, one interval contains:
- a CDS encoding VIT1/CCC1 transporter family protein: MADVGYIHHEQHLRSSDMISDIVIGMSDGLTVPFALAAGLSGAVANSSLVVTAGIAEIVAGSIAMGLGGYLAGRTEQDHYESERRRESLEVETVPEREKEEVREVFAHMGLSPALQIAVADELARDKTKWIDFMMKYELGLDEPDPNRATKSAFTIGASYVLGGLVPLAPYFFVTQPHQALLYSCGVTLLCLFVFGYFKSKVTGQPALTGAFKVMLIGALAAAAAFGVARLFG; this comes from the coding sequence ATGGCAGACGTTGGGTATATCCATCACGAGCAGCATCTCCGTAGCTCCGACATGATTTCGGACATCGTCATCGGTATGTCCGATGGGCTGACGGTTCCGTTCGCACTGGCGGCTGGCCTGAGCGGGGCCGTTGCAAATTCTTCTTTGGTCGTCACAGCAGGCATTGCCGAGATTGTGGCTGGTTCCATTGCGATGGGGCTGGGCGGATATCTGGCGGGCCGTACCGAACAGGATCACTATGAGTCTGAACGGCGACGCGAGTCGCTGGAAGTGGAAACCGTACCGGAGCGGGAAAAAGAAGAAGTGCGGGAAGTGTTCGCCCATATGGGCCTGAGTCCAGCCCTGCAAATAGCTGTCGCCGATGAGCTGGCCCGCGACAAAACCAAGTGGATCGACTTCATGATGAAGTATGAACTGGGCCTCGACGAGCCGGACCCGAACCGGGCCACCAAGAGTGCCTTCACTATCGGCGCGTCGTATGTGCTGGGCGGTTTGGTGCCACTGGCTCCTTATTTTTTCGTGACGCAGCCGCATCAGGCACTGCTTTATTCGTGTGGGGTAACGTTGCTTTGCCTGTTCGTGTTCGGCTATTTCAAAAGCAAAGTGACCGGGCAACCAGCCTTGACCGGAGCTTTCAAAGTGATGCTAATCGGAGCCTTAGCTGCGGCAGCGGCTTTCGGCGTAGCCCGGCTGTTTGGTTGA
- a CDS encoding efflux RND transporter periplasmic adaptor subunit translates to MKTSLLSLFILIGGTALLPACSSEKHPKQEPTTENVQQAAYETVPVVAEQRSKALQLPGEFLSYYDVALYGRVNGFIKTLSVDVGSRVRRGQVLAVMEAPELDAELNRALAEQQAARGQVGVSRLTYGRLIQAAKTPGAIAPQEIDLAKGKLMGDSAALLSKSQLVTAARQMKQYLVLRAPFDGVVTERMLSPGALVGPSQKDPQPVLKLKEVGRLRLQVTVPEAYAGQLRQRTPVTFSVGAFPGQVFRGQVDRISYNVERTVRAELVEIEVNNAGLTLMPGMYATVGFPVQRREKSLYVPKTAVVTSMEGTYVIAVQNGKTHYVPVQTGNESEEAVEVIGKLTPQQPVLVRASDDIRDNMAIRTVAANTQRKETATIRQVVAQ, encoded by the coding sequence ATGAAAACGTCCCTTTTAAGTTTGTTTATCCTCATCGGGGGTACGGCCCTGCTGCCGGCCTGCTCATCGGAGAAGCACCCGAAGCAGGAACCTACTACTGAAAATGTGCAGCAGGCGGCATACGAAACTGTGCCTGTCGTGGCCGAGCAACGCAGTAAAGCCCTGCAACTCCCCGGTGAATTTCTCTCCTACTACGACGTGGCTCTTTACGGGCGGGTTAACGGGTTTATCAAGACCCTAAGTGTTGATGTGGGTAGCCGTGTTCGGCGGGGGCAGGTGCTGGCCGTGATGGAAGCTCCCGAACTCGACGCTGAATTGAACCGCGCCCTGGCCGAGCAACAGGCCGCACGGGGGCAAGTCGGGGTGAGCCGCCTGACGTATGGGCGATTGATACAGGCGGCCAAAACCCCCGGAGCAATTGCCCCGCAGGAAATCGACTTAGCCAAGGGCAAGCTCATGGGCGACAGTGCCGCTCTCCTCAGCAAGAGCCAATTGGTCACGGCAGCGCGGCAAATGAAACAGTATCTCGTGCTGCGCGCACCCTTCGATGGCGTTGTGACGGAGCGGATGCTCAGTCCGGGCGCGTTGGTGGGTCCGTCGCAGAAGGACCCGCAGCCAGTGCTGAAGTTGAAAGAAGTGGGGCGGCTGCGCTTGCAGGTGACGGTACCCGAAGCTTATGCCGGGCAGTTGCGGCAACGTACCCCGGTGACGTTTTCGGTGGGGGCGTTTCCCGGCCAGGTGTTTCGGGGGCAGGTAGATCGTATATCCTACAACGTAGAACGGACGGTGCGGGCCGAACTGGTCGAGATTGAAGTAAATAACGCGGGTTTGACGCTGATGCCAGGCATGTATGCCACTGTGGGGTTTCCGGTGCAACGACGCGAAAAGAGCCTATACGTACCTAAAACAGCGGTTGTAACCTCGATGGAAGGTACGTATGTCATTGCCGTACAGAACGGGAAAACGCACTACGTACCTGTGCAAACCGGCAATGAATCGGAAGAGGCTGTTGAAGTAATTGGCAAGCTAACCCCGCAGCAACCCGTACTGGTCCGCGCGTCCGACGACATCCGCGACAATATGGCGATTCGCACGGTGGCGGCAAATACGCAGCGCAAAGAGACTGCAACAATACGGCAGGTGGTAGCCCAGTGA
- a CDS encoding PepSY-like domain-containing protein has translation MKTILLLSLLSIGTLTTVSTPSSAMTVTRPADSTPAAVKATIARLYPTVKHVKYEKENGDYEAGFTHNGKSMSVLLDASGTVKETETEIPVSALPAAVREYVAKQMPGKKIKEAAEIVDAQGMKKFEAEVGGKDLLFDTTGKPLK, from the coding sequence ATGAAAACCATCCTGCTGCTGAGTCTGTTGAGCATCGGAACGCTCACGACCGTCTCAACCCCGTCTTCGGCGATGACCGTTACACGGCCTGCCGATAGCACGCCTGCCGCCGTCAAAGCCACCATTGCCCGGCTCTACCCAACCGTTAAACACGTAAAATACGAGAAAGAAAACGGCGATTACGAAGCTGGGTTCACCCACAATGGCAAGTCGATGTCGGTGTTGCTGGATGCGAGCGGAACCGTGAAGGAAACGGAAACCGAAATTCCGGTCAGCGCACTACCCGCTGCCGTTCGCGAGTACGTAGCGAAGCAGATGCCAGGTAAAAAAATCAAAGAAGCCGCCGAAATCGTGGATGCCCAGGGCATGAAGAAATTCGAGGCAGAGGTCGGCGGGAAAGATCTGCTGTTTGACACAACAGGTAAACCGCTGAAATAA
- a CDS encoding sensor histidine kinase, whose translation MSLLRKTLLYLMLVAVPVALGGIWLFDALINQVIRYEVDEQLSSDLAYVQQQLQSARTPLNRTQTLLDNPHIVRLPNGRFVVPTFSDTVEFDRRENEPVPVRRLTATTPVRGQTYLVVVKQPMGEFAEIARMLSVGIIGAFLLLLSVLTLLNSWVSRRLWQPFYQLIDQLRAYRLNDRAPAQFGRSRIAEFDQLSVALNDMSLTLHQQFTTQKEFTDHAAHEMQTPLAVVTTHLDQLLATEPLTEEQVYLVDQAQGWVRRLVQLNKSLLLLTKIENQQFSDQQLVNLSELVERLHRHFTDYADHRGVTVAIQIKPAVTQWMNPHLADMLFSNLIKNALTHGLPNTFARISLSPTAFVITNVGPPLPFPPEQLFDRFVKNPARQESTGLGLALVKQIADRYRMGADYAYDERGRLHTFTIQFPTR comes from the coding sequence ATGAGCCTGTTGCGTAAAACGTTGCTCTATCTGATGCTGGTGGCCGTACCGGTGGCATTGGGCGGGATATGGTTGTTCGACGCGCTCATCAATCAGGTCATCCGGTATGAGGTGGACGAACAACTCAGCAGCGATTTGGCGTATGTGCAGCAGCAGCTTCAATCGGCCCGAACGCCCCTTAACCGGACGCAGACCCTTTTGGACAATCCGCACATCGTCCGCCTGCCGAACGGGCGGTTTGTAGTCCCTACCTTCTCTGATACGGTAGAGTTTGACCGACGTGAGAATGAACCCGTGCCGGTGCGTCGCTTAACGGCTACTACGCCCGTTCGGGGACAGACGTACCTGGTTGTGGTGAAACAGCCGATGGGTGAGTTCGCCGAGATTGCCCGAATGCTGTCGGTGGGTATTATCGGAGCCTTTTTGTTGTTACTCAGCGTATTGACCCTGCTTAATAGCTGGGTATCGCGTCGGTTGTGGCAACCCTTCTATCAGCTTATTGATCAGTTGCGGGCCTACCGACTGAATGATCGCGCACCCGCTCAGTTCGGGCGGAGCCGCATTGCGGAATTTGATCAGTTGAGTGTGGCCCTGAACGATATGAGCCTGACGCTACATCAGCAGTTTACGACCCAGAAAGAGTTCACCGATCATGCCGCCCACGAGATGCAAACGCCGTTGGCTGTCGTTACCACGCACCTTGACCAGCTGTTGGCAACGGAACCACTTACCGAGGAACAGGTATATCTCGTGGATCAGGCACAGGGATGGGTACGTCGGCTGGTCCAGCTTAACAAAAGCTTACTCCTACTCACCAAGATCGAAAACCAGCAGTTTTCTGATCAGCAATTGGTCAATCTGAGCGAGTTAGTGGAGCGACTGCATCGCCACTTTACGGATTATGCCGACCACCGGGGGGTGACCGTCGCGATTCAGATCAAACCTGCCGTAACGCAATGGATGAACCCGCATTTGGCCGACATGCTGTTTAGTAATCTCATCAAAAACGCGCTGACGCATGGGCTACCCAATACGTTCGCCCGGATAAGCCTTAGCCCGACGGCCTTTGTTATCACGAACGTTGGTCCACCGTTGCCATTCCCGCCGGAGCAGCTATTTGACCGCTTCGTTAAAAATCCTGCCCGTCAGGAATCGACCGGCTTAGGTCTCGCTTTGGTCAAGCAGATCGCCGACCGCTACCGCATGGGTGCTGACTATGCGTATGATGAGCGGGGCCGTTTGCACACATTTACGATACAATTTCCAACCCGATGA
- a CDS encoding TonB-dependent receptor encodes MRQRYRLFYGVIAYWLTLLAAHAQAVRLQVEDSLTRQPLVGATVRVESTPPTGTATDATGQATLPTLKPGVTQLTVSLVGYKNYPLRLTLPLDRPDSLLLVRLAPAEAALDEVVVTATRTNRRIEDLPIKVEVLGQEDMDEEAAVVPGNVGSILGDISIIHVQRTSLTTGNQGIRMQGLDPKYTQILRDGLPLFEGFSGNLGVLQIPPLDLKQVEIVKGSASTLYGGGAIGGLLNLVSRRPGPEPELTAVLNRSSLRETNLNAYYAQQWNPKIGMTLFSGYTDQPAIDVNGDGFADVPLIKQFTLHPRLFLTPTNGTRLNVGYTLVDEKRTGGDVAAINGTDAARTYVVGNNSLRHTVDATLDRQFTQTNTLTARGTLSFFDRTQVDNGYRFAGRQLSGYAEVVDYLEHGPHAMVAGANLTLEQFRKGLSDSTQITDYTYQTLGIFVQDDYTLGKVTFQGGLRLDYHNVFGTFFLPRLSMLVKPSTYWSIRTSIGTGYKTPNTFANLTGADARTSLSYRYLLPINTGTRPERSLGLNMDIAYHGTIGEHLTVQLDQAFYYTTISNPVVAVTGSNTATQTTVLQNAAYDIRSLGTDTYLRLEYDAVEFYLGYNHTSVRRTAPVRQGNDITAVGANTFLPYSPRDKFSFTLAYSIPDQWRWGIETSWVGNQYLYDNGRVPNYWFWAAAIERMFGKVSLVLNAENLFNVQQIQFGPVVTGPRNNPSIAPLWAPQEGRIVNLALRYKLKH; translated from the coding sequence ATGCGCCAACGTTATCGACTTTTTTATGGGGTAATTGCCTACTGGCTTACCCTTCTTGCGGCTCATGCTCAGGCCGTGCGCCTTCAGGTTGAAGACAGTCTGACCCGACAGCCGCTGGTGGGGGCTACCGTGCGGGTTGAGTCCACGCCCCCCACCGGCACCGCGACCGATGCTACCGGGCAGGCTACGCTGCCTACTCTTAAACCGGGCGTTACGCAACTGACCGTGAGTTTAGTGGGCTACAAAAACTACCCGCTCCGATTAACTCTGCCACTGGATCGGCCTGATTCGCTTCTGCTCGTCCGGTTGGCCCCCGCCGAGGCCGCGCTCGACGAAGTGGTCGTCACGGCTACCCGCACCAACCGGCGCATTGAAGACCTACCCATCAAAGTGGAAGTGCTGGGGCAGGAAGACATGGACGAGGAAGCCGCCGTGGTGCCGGGCAACGTGGGCAGCATTCTAGGCGACATTTCCATCATCCATGTGCAACGTACCTCGCTCACGACGGGTAATCAGGGGATTCGGATGCAGGGGCTTGACCCTAAATATACCCAGATTTTGCGTGACGGATTGCCCTTATTTGAAGGGTTTTCGGGAAACCTCGGCGTGTTGCAAATACCTCCGCTCGATCTGAAACAGGTTGAGATTGTGAAGGGGTCGGCCTCGACGCTCTACGGCGGTGGGGCTATCGGCGGCTTGCTGAACTTAGTATCGCGTCGGCCTGGCCCGGAGCCGGAACTAACCGCCGTGCTGAACCGATCATCGCTGCGGGAAACCAACCTGAACGCTTACTACGCGCAGCAGTGGAACCCCAAAATAGGCATGACGCTCTTTAGTGGCTATACCGATCAGCCCGCCATCGACGTGAACGGCGATGGTTTCGCCGACGTACCGCTCATTAAACAGTTCACCCTGCACCCACGCCTGTTCCTGACCCCCACCAACGGTACCCGCCTGAACGTAGGCTACACGTTGGTCGATGAGAAACGGACAGGTGGAGATGTAGCGGCCATCAACGGCACTGACGCGGCACGTACCTACGTAGTGGGAAATAATTCGCTACGCCATACCGTCGATGCGACCCTCGACCGGCAGTTCACCCAAACCAACACCCTCACGGCGCGGGGCACCCTTAGCTTTTTCGACCGGACACAAGTGGACAACGGCTATCGGTTCGCGGGTAGGCAACTGTCGGGCTACGCCGAAGTGGTCGATTATCTGGAACACGGCCCCCACGCGATGGTCGCCGGGGCCAATCTGACGCTGGAACAGTTTCGTAAGGGCCTGTCCGATTCCACGCAGATCACCGATTACACTTACCAGACGCTGGGCATATTCGTGCAGGATGATTACACGTTGGGCAAGGTGACGTTTCAGGGTGGGCTTCGGCTCGACTACCACAACGTGTTTGGTACGTTCTTCCTGCCCCGATTGTCTATGCTGGTCAAGCCCTCGACGTACTGGAGCATCCGAACCAGCATCGGTACGGGCTACAAAACGCCCAACACCTTTGCCAACCTCACCGGAGCCGATGCCCGCACCAGCCTGAGCTACCGTTACCTGTTGCCCATCAACACCGGCACCCGCCCCGAACGGTCGCTGGGCCTAAACATGGATATTGCTTATCATGGTACGATTGGCGAACACCTGACCGTGCAGCTCGATCAGGCTTTCTATTACACGACGATCAGCAACCCGGTGGTGGCCGTAACCGGCTCCAACACGGCCACTCAGACAACCGTTTTGCAGAATGCCGCTTACGACATTCGTAGCCTCGGCACCGATACGTACCTGCGACTGGAATACGATGCGGTAGAATTTTACCTGGGCTACAACCATACCTCCGTTCGGCGGACGGCTCCCGTTCGGCAGGGCAACGACATAACGGCGGTGGGGGCCAACACCTTCCTGCCCTACAGCCCCCGCGACAAATTCTCGTTTACCCTCGCCTACAGCATTCCCGACCAGTGGCGGTGGGGTATCGAAACGAGTTGGGTAGGCAACCAATACCTTTACGATAATGGGCGCGTACCCAACTACTGGTTTTGGGCCGCAGCTATTGAACGAATGTTTGGCAAAGTGAGCTTAGTGCTCAACGCCGAGAACCTCTTCAACGTGCAGCAGATTCAGTTCGGCCCGGTTGTAACGGGGCCGCGCAACAACCCCAGCATTGCTCCCCTTTGGGCACCACAGGAGGGGCGGATTGTTAACCTGGCCCTTCGGTATAAACTTAAACACTAA
- a CDS encoding chloride channel protein, translating to MRVNEEIVLFFTVLKWLVLATVIGCVVGLAASGFITFIHYVIEAGNRYEQVFYLLPLSFFTANLLSQFVLKQHLGTDALIAAINKNYGRIEGSFIPTKVVNVSLILAAGGSAGKESPCAQIGAGIGSLFAALFRVDDVDRRKMVLCGFCAGFACVFGAPIAGALFGMEILAVGVIMYDVLLPAFVASLTAYQVSSALGITFFYYPLHFVPAFEQGFFVRLLAGGIFFGLLAYGLIEAIRRSTAFTTALPLWRPFKGLLGGTLLVGLTLLVGRDYLGLGLTLLEGCIKGERVLPHAFLLKALFTIITLSISRSGSVITPILFIGATAGSMYGQLTGADPGTFAAIGFVSVLAGATNAPIATSILAIELFGATVAPYAAVSCVISFLMSGHRSLYSSQLLTISKSRGLETNLGEEIQHTSTVPRPIHIDSLTRLRKWWRGRTRL from the coding sequence ATGCGGGTGAATGAGGAAATCGTCCTATTCTTTACAGTGCTGAAATGGCTGGTTCTGGCTACGGTCATTGGCTGCGTGGTGGGTCTGGCTGCGTCGGGATTCATTACGTTTATCCACTACGTCATTGAAGCGGGCAACCGCTATGAACAGGTTTTTTACCTGCTGCCGCTGAGCTTCTTCACCGCCAACCTGCTTAGTCAGTTTGTGCTGAAACAGCACCTGGGTACCGATGCACTGATTGCCGCGATCAACAAAAATTACGGGCGGATCGAAGGCAGTTTCATTCCAACGAAAGTGGTCAATGTGTCGCTGATTCTGGCTGCGGGCGGTTCGGCGGGCAAGGAAAGCCCCTGCGCGCAAATCGGAGCAGGCATTGGCAGCTTGTTTGCAGCACTTTTTCGGGTGGACGACGTGGATCGGCGCAAAATGGTCCTCTGTGGGTTCTGTGCCGGATTTGCCTGTGTATTTGGTGCGCCCATTGCCGGGGCTTTGTTCGGTATGGAAATTTTGGCCGTCGGCGTGATCATGTACGATGTGCTGCTACCTGCCTTTGTAGCCTCGCTAACGGCCTATCAGGTGTCGTCGGCGTTGGGAATTACCTTTTTCTACTATCCACTGCATTTTGTCCCTGCTTTCGAGCAGGGTTTTTTCGTTCGGCTTCTGGCGGGTGGCATTTTTTTCGGTTTGCTGGCTTATGGCCTGATCGAAGCCATTCGCCGTAGTACGGCGTTTACTACTGCCCTACCCCTCTGGCGACCTTTCAAGGGCCTGCTTGGTGGTACGTTGCTCGTGGGGTTAACGCTGCTGGTTGGCCGCGACTATCTGGGCTTGGGCCTTACCTTACTGGAAGGCTGCATCAAGGGCGAACGAGTGTTGCCCCACGCGTTTTTGCTCAAGGCTCTCTTTACCATTATCACGCTGAGCATCAGCCGAAGTGGGAGCGTTATTACCCCCATTTTGTTTATTGGAGCAACGGCGGGCAGTATGTACGGGCAGTTGACCGGGGCCGATCCGGGTACGTTTGCAGCCATTGGGTTCGTCAGCGTATTGGCTGGGGCCACCAACGCACCTATAGCCACCAGCATTCTGGCGATTGAGTTGTTTGGGGCAACCGTTGCGCCCTATGCCGCCGTGTCGTGCGTGATTAGTTTTCTGATGTCAGGCCATCGCAGTTTGTACAGCTCTCAACTGCTCACTATCAGTAAGTCGCGGGGGCTGGAGACAAACTTGGGTGAAGAGATACAGCATACCAGCACAGTACCTCGACCGATTCACATCGACTCGCTGACCCGCCTGCGGAAGTGGTGGCGCGGACGTACCCGTTTATAA
- a CDS encoding response regulator transcription factor, with protein sequence MKILLVEDEPSLLRAMRQYLEEEGYVVTTAATFANASTALNDYDYDCIVVDIGLPDGNGLNLIRQLKAAQKPSGLIIISAKDSLDDKLTGLELGSDDYITKPFHLPELNARIKSVLRRRFFGGNTLIRYGEIVVDPLAHQVMVQGKPLEMTEKEYHLLLFFMANPNRLLTKAAIAEYVWGDHMDMADSHDFLYTHIKNLRRKLMDAGCPDYIKTRYGAGYLFSQS encoded by the coding sequence ATGAAAATTCTGCTGGTCGAAGATGAGCCAAGCCTGCTGCGGGCTATGCGGCAGTACCTCGAAGAAGAAGGGTATGTTGTCACAACGGCAGCCACATTTGCCAATGCCTCAACGGCACTCAACGACTACGATTACGATTGCATCGTGGTCGATATTGGCTTGCCCGACGGCAATGGCCTGAATCTGATTCGCCAACTAAAAGCCGCCCAAAAGCCGAGTGGTCTCATCATCATCTCGGCCAAAGATTCGCTCGATGATAAGCTGACGGGGTTGGAACTGGGATCAGATGACTACATCACGAAGCCATTTCACCTGCCCGAATTGAATGCCCGAATCAAGTCGGTGCTTCGTCGGCGATTTTTTGGCGGTAACACACTGATTCGATACGGCGAGATTGTGGTCGATCCGCTGGCGCATCAGGTGATGGTACAGGGAAAGCCCCTAGAGATGACCGAGAAAGAGTATCACCTGTTGCTGTTTTTTATGGCAAATCCAAACCGCCTGCTGACCAAAGCGGCTATTGCCGAGTACGTCTGGGGCGACCACATGGATATGGCCGACTCGCACGATTTTCTCTACACGCATATCAAAAACCTCCGCCGTAAACTGATGGACGCGGGCTGCCCCGATTACATCAAAACGCGCTATGGGGCGGGGTACTTATTTTCTCAATCATGA
- a CDS encoding MFS transporter: protein MIQTLFAPFASLRNRAFARLYTAETISLVGDAFTWVGIALLAYNLAKQQAATILATALTLRVSAFILFAPLAGVWADRYARQTILITTHVGRMIVVGLFPFVTQTWQVYGLIVGLNIFNAFFTPAYKATIPQFVTNPADAQQAITLSNTTYQLLGVLGPGLAGSLAGLIGVQQLFWLDALSFLLAGVLIATLPQSAWPKLATNRPPADTRLWQDVRQGTQRLFGQPAIRFALLMELTAALAGAQILVNTVGLVKGELGRDDQQYGWVMSGFGVGATLAAFGVSMLTRRFSLPTIALIGALVTGIAIIPAHEVSFTMLVVGWAVAGVGQSLAEMPNQFLIAERIPPAEQGRVYGAHFAWSHAWWAIGYPLAGWLGGQFSTQTFWLGGLVALSCWLVTLLIFKRT from the coding sequence ATGATACAAACTCTGTTTGCCCCGTTTGCCAGCCTGCGGAATCGGGCTTTTGCCCGACTCTACACAGCGGAAACAATCAGTTTAGTGGGGGATGCATTCACCTGGGTAGGCATTGCACTACTTGCTTACAATCTGGCGAAACAACAGGCCGCAACCATACTGGCAACTGCGCTTACACTGCGGGTTAGTGCCTTTATTCTGTTCGCCCCACTGGCGGGCGTGTGGGCCGACCGTTATGCCCGCCAAACCATTCTTATCACAACCCATGTGGGCCGGATGATCGTGGTTGGCCTTTTTCCGTTTGTTACTCAAACTTGGCAGGTGTACGGATTGATCGTGGGGCTAAACATATTCAATGCGTTCTTTACACCCGCTTACAAAGCCACAATCCCTCAGTTTGTCACCAACCCGGCAGATGCCCAACAGGCCATTACGCTGTCCAATACCACGTACCAGTTACTGGGTGTATTGGGGCCGGGACTGGCGGGGTCGCTGGCGGGGCTGATAGGGGTGCAACAGCTATTCTGGCTGGACGCGTTGTCCTTCCTGCTGGCGGGTGTACTCATTGCAACGTTACCCCAATCCGCCTGGCCTAAGCTGGCAACAAACCGCCCCCCTGCCGATACAAGACTATGGCAGGATGTTCGTCAGGGAACGCAACGATTGTTCGGGCAGCCTGCTATCCGGTTCGCACTCCTGATGGAACTGACAGCAGCCCTGGCGGGTGCTCAAATTCTGGTCAACACCGTTGGCCTGGTCAAGGGCGAGTTGGGGCGGGATGATCAGCAGTACGGGTGGGTGATGTCAGGCTTCGGCGTTGGTGCCACCCTGGCGGCCTTTGGGGTATCGATGCTGACGCGCCGGTTCAGTTTACCTACGATTGCGTTGATTGGGGCGTTGGTAACCGGGATTGCCATTATTCCGGCGCATGAGGTCTCGTTCACGATGCTGGTTGTAGGTTGGGCCGTAGCCGGCGTGGGGCAAAGCTTAGCCGAGATGCCTAACCAATTTTTGATTGCAGAACGTATCCCTCCGGCTGAACAGGGGCGTGTATATGGTGCGCACTTTGCCTGGTCACACGCCTGGTGGGCTATCGGATACCCTCTGGCGGGATGGCTGGGCGGTCAGTTTTCCACCCAAACGTTTTGGCTGGGTGGGTTGGTCGCGTTGAGTTGCTGGCTGGTCACGTTGCTTATTTTTAAACGTACCTGA
- a CDS encoding EamA family transporter yields the protein MKAIPTWVIYSLISMLFAGLTSVVAKLGLKAISADLGLAVRTTVVFGLVLLNFLLFQNIREVGQLNARTVGFLAVSGLTTSLSWIFYYKAIQIGRVSDVALIDKGSIILTILLSIVVLREPVTPKLLLGGGLILAGLLVLVWR from the coding sequence ATGAAAGCGATACCAACCTGGGTCATTTATAGCCTGATTTCGATGCTCTTTGCCGGGCTGACCTCGGTAGTTGCCAAACTGGGCCTGAAAGCCATTAGTGCCGATCTGGGCTTGGCCGTACGGACTACGGTTGTATTCGGGTTAGTGTTACTCAACTTTTTGCTCTTTCAGAACATTCGTGAAGTTGGGCAGCTTAACGCCCGCACGGTGGGTTTTTTGGCTGTATCTGGTCTGACTACCTCGCTCTCCTGGATTTTCTATTACAAAGCCATTCAGATAGGGCGCGTCTCCGACGTGGCTTTAATTGACAAGGGGAGCATCATCCTGACGATTTTACTTTCCATCGTGGTCCTACGCGAACCCGTCACGCCGAAACTGCTTTTGGGGGGTGGTTTGATTTTGGCCGGGTTATTAGTTTTAGTCTGGCGATGA
- a CDS encoding bile acid:sodium symporter family protein codes for MKAAFHLLHQHFFKLVIASYLLAALLPGPGTWLRDVQLGTVVIFGETTRLSLSLLLLSLLLLNAGLGIAVQDLYQLLRKPQALLAGLAANLLIPLAFAFTVSNTIGRLWHSPDEVQNVLVGLAIIASMPIAASSTAWTQKNNGNLVLSLGLILLSTTLSPILTPVGLNAIGLITTGDYSEDLHLLAQSGSSGFLLISVLLPTMLGVLLHSVLGAKRVSQVRPVLKDVNLLVLLTLNYSNAASVLPSVFKNPDWDLLLIIGIITTLLCLIAFATGWWLSRKLKTSPHDRSALMFGLGMNNNGTGLVLANLALGDHPLVLLPIISYNLVQHIVAGWVDSRLQKPVE; via the coding sequence ATGAAAGCGGCATTTCACCTTCTTCATCAGCACTTTTTCAAGTTAGTCATTGCCTCCTACCTGCTGGCCGCGTTGCTGCCCGGCCCCGGCACCTGGCTACGGGATGTCCAATTGGGTACGGTTGTCATTTTTGGTGAGACCACCCGCCTGTCATTATCGTTGCTATTGCTCTCGCTGCTGCTGCTAAATGCGGGGCTGGGCATTGCGGTGCAGGATTTGTATCAGTTGCTGCGAAAACCGCAGGCGTTGTTGGCTGGTTTAGCGGCCAATCTACTTATCCCTCTGGCCTTCGCCTTTACCGTATCGAATACCATTGGTCGGTTGTGGCACAGCCCCGACGAAGTGCAGAACGTACTGGTGGGGTTGGCAATTATTGCGTCGATGCCCATCGCGGCTTCGTCAACGGCCTGGACGCAAAAAAACAACGGGAATCTGGTGCTAAGTCTGGGTCTGATTTTGCTCTCTACCACACTCAGTCCCATTCTTACTCCGGTTGGGTTAAACGCCATTGGCCTAATTACGACCGGCGACTATTCGGAAGACTTGCACCTGCTGGCCCAAAGCGGGTCGAGCGGTTTTCTGCTCATCAGTGTGTTGCTCCCCACTATGCTGGGTGTTCTGTTACACAGCGTGCTGGGTGCTAAACGAGTGAGTCAGGTACGTCCGGTGTTGAAGGATGTAAACCTACTGGTGTTGCTGACGCTCAACTATTCAAACGCAGCCAGTGTGCTTCCCTCCGTTTTCAAGAACCCCGACTGGGACTTATTGCTCATCATCGGCATCATTACTACGCTACTCTGCCTGATCGCTTTCGCAACGGGCTGGTGGCTGTCCCGAAAACTAAAAACATCACCCCACGACCGTTCGGCCCTAATGTTCGGGCTGGGCATGAACAACAACGGCACGGGCCTGGTCTTAGCCAATTTGGCCCTCGGCGACCATCCGCTGGTGCTGCTGCCCATTATCAGCTACAACCTGGTGCAACACATCGTGGCGGGCTGGGTTGACAGTCGGTTGCAGAAGCCAGTAGAATAG